One Paenarthrobacter aurescens TC1 DNA window includes the following coding sequences:
- a CDS encoding hypothetical protein (identified by Glimmer2; putative) has product MTEQTVSPDNEPLNDLEAKLASAEQPDANPVDVILAFLNNEVYLVSSEAVDGPDSSVEPLVLSNADGQPVLAVFSHPSRVDERFLDAAPHVLGTMGSAILGNIGDELGMVINPGSEFGFEIDPEGIANIRRDFKRADEAGESAE; this is encoded by the coding sequence ATGACTGAACAGACGGTTTCACCGGACAACGAACCCTTGAACGACCTCGAGGCGAAGCTCGCCTCGGCCGAACAGCCGGACGCGAACCCGGTGGACGTCATCCTCGCTTTCCTGAACAACGAGGTCTACCTCGTCAGCTCGGAAGCTGTGGATGGCCCGGACTCCTCAGTGGAGCCCCTGGTGCTCTCCAACGCCGACGGCCAGCCCGTTCTGGCCGTATTCAGCCACCCGAGCCGCGTCGATGAGCGTTTCCTCGACGCAGCCCCCCACGTCCTTGGCACCATGGGGTCAGCGATCCTCGGCAACATCGGCGATGAACTGGGCATGGTCATCAACCCCGGAAGCGAATTCGGCTTCGAAATCGACCCCGAGGGCATCGCGAATATTCGCCGCGACTTCAAGCGCGCCGACGAAGCCGGGGAGTCCGCCGAATAG
- the trkA gene encoding Trk-type K+ transport system, NAD-binding component (identified by match to protein family HMM PF02254), producing the protein MLVIGLGRFGSATAEQLVKQGREVLAIERDRTLVQKWAPVLTHVVEADATNIDALRQLGAQEFSSAVVGVGTSIESSVLITVNLVDLGIQHLWVKAITPSHGKILTRIGANHVIYPEADAGVRAAHLVSGRMLDFIEFDDDYAIVKMYPPKETVGFTLEESKVRSKYGVTIVGVKTPGEDFTYARPETKVSGHDMLIVSGHVDLLERFAARP; encoded by the coding sequence GTGCTGGTCATTGGCCTCGGCCGGTTCGGATCCGCCACCGCTGAGCAGCTGGTCAAGCAGGGCCGTGAAGTCCTGGCTATCGAACGTGACCGCACCTTGGTCCAAAAGTGGGCGCCCGTGCTCACCCACGTCGTGGAAGCCGATGCCACCAACATCGATGCCCTCCGCCAGCTCGGCGCCCAGGAATTCAGCTCCGCGGTGGTGGGTGTTGGTACGTCCATCGAGTCCTCCGTGCTCATCACTGTGAACCTGGTGGACTTGGGCATCCAGCACCTCTGGGTCAAGGCCATCACGCCCTCGCACGGCAAAATCCTCACCCGGATCGGCGCCAACCACGTGATCTACCCGGAGGCCGACGCCGGTGTCCGCGCAGCCCACTTGGTGTCCGGGCGAATGCTGGACTTCATCGAGTTCGACGACGACTACGCGATCGTTAAGATGTACCCGCCCAAGGAAACGGTGGGCTTCACCCTGGAGGAATCCAAGGTGCGCTCAAAATATGGCGTGACGATCGTGGGCGTAAAAACCCCGGGCGAGGACTTCACGTACGCCCGGCCGGAAACCAAAGTGTCCGGGCACGACATGTTGATCGTGTCCGGACACGTGGACCTGCTGGAGCGCTTCGCAGCGCGGCCGTAG
- the proC gene encoding pyrroline-5-carboxylate reductase (identified by match to protein family HMM PF02558; match to protein family HMM PF03807; match to protein family HMM TIGR00112): MSNRIAFLGCGSMNEAILGGLLAAGTDPSDIVATVRRAERADELAQRHGVMAIAGEEEPDNNKLASKGSSMVILGVKPVGILDLAREISPALGKDTIVVSVAAAVSIAQLEAALPDGQPVIRTMPNTPARLGRGVISVSPGTHCTPEQLEKAKKALAGAGTVVQIPEEQVDALSAISGSGPAYAFYLAEAMAAAGVELGLDEELSVMLARETVAGAGFMLAEPGANPSALRIAVTSPNGTTERAIAAFDDGGIPKIIADGARAAAARAAEITKQLG; this comes from the coding sequence ATGAGCAACCGAATCGCATTCCTTGGCTGTGGATCCATGAACGAGGCAATCCTGGGGGGCCTGCTTGCCGCAGGGACGGACCCGTCAGACATCGTCGCCACTGTCCGCCGTGCAGAACGCGCCGATGAACTCGCGCAGCGCCACGGGGTTATGGCCATCGCAGGCGAGGAGGAGCCGGACAACAACAAGCTTGCCAGCAAGGGCTCCAGCATGGTCATCCTGGGCGTCAAGCCGGTGGGCATCCTGGACCTGGCGCGGGAGATCAGCCCCGCGCTGGGGAAAGACACAATTGTTGTCAGCGTCGCAGCGGCAGTGTCCATCGCCCAACTCGAAGCTGCGCTGCCCGACGGACAGCCGGTGATCCGCACCATGCCCAACACGCCTGCAAGGCTGGGCCGCGGCGTCATATCTGTCTCCCCGGGTACTCATTGCACGCCCGAGCAGCTCGAAAAGGCCAAGAAGGCGTTGGCTGGCGCCGGCACCGTGGTCCAGATTCCTGAAGAGCAGGTGGACGCGTTGTCGGCCATCAGCGGTTCCGGCCCGGCCTACGCGTTCTATCTGGCCGAGGCCATGGCTGCGGCCGGAGTGGAGCTGGGCTTGGACGAAGAGCTGTCCGTGATGCTTGCCCGTGAAACCGTTGCCGGCGCGGGCTTCATGCTGGCCGAACCGGGAGCAAACCCCTCGGCCCTCCGCATCGCCGTCACCAGCCCGAACGGCACCACCGAGCGGGCCATCGCAGCCTTCGACGACGGCGGCATCCCCAAGATCATTGCTGACGGCGCCCGCGCCGCAGCAGCCCGGGCAGCAGAGATCACCAAGCAGCTCGGCTGA
- the trkB gene encoding Trk-type K+ transport system, membrane component (identified by match to protein family HMM PF02386), with protein sequence MSQSQSRSTSPTNWQPNQQEREGLWIFTRVRDFVDNIANTSPARLALTVFAVVILIFTGLLSLPAASTAGTVTPLHQSMFTAVSAVCVTGLTVVSTATHWTFFGQLVILVGIFVGGLGTLTLASLLALMVSKRLGVRGKLIAQEAMNNAGRLGEVGTLLRIVIVTSVVIEAALALALIPRFILLGEDFWQSVWHGVFYAISSFNNAGFTPHSDGIVPYETDLWILIPLMLGVFLGSLGFPVVMVLQQNGLNWKKWNLHTKLTIQVSFILLAAGTVLWALMEWDNVRTIGHMDMGDKVIHSLFASVMTRSGGFNLVDQNHMESTTMLLTDALMFAGGGSASTAGGIKVTTIAVMFLAIMAEARGDADVKVYGRTIPQGTMRVAISVIVAGATLVSVAAFLLLSISGASLDRVLFESISAFATVGLSTNLSAELPPSGVYVLTALMFAGRVGTVTLAAGLALRQRSQLYHYPEERPIIG encoded by the coding sequence ATGTCTCAAAGCCAGTCGCGGTCCACGAGCCCGACCAACTGGCAACCCAACCAGCAGGAGCGGGAAGGTCTCTGGATCTTTACGCGCGTGCGCGACTTCGTTGACAACATTGCCAACACCTCACCTGCCCGTCTGGCGTTGACCGTCTTTGCCGTGGTGATCCTGATTTTCACCGGGTTGTTGTCCCTGCCCGCCGCTTCCACGGCCGGCACAGTCACGCCCCTGCACCAGTCCATGTTCACGGCCGTCTCCGCAGTCTGTGTCACAGGACTGACAGTAGTTTCAACAGCCACGCACTGGACCTTCTTTGGTCAGCTGGTCATCCTCGTGGGCATCTTCGTTGGCGGTCTCGGCACCCTGACCCTTGCTTCCTTGCTGGCCCTGATGGTCAGCAAACGGCTGGGTGTGCGCGGCAAGCTCATCGCGCAGGAAGCCATGAACAACGCGGGCAGGCTCGGCGAGGTTGGTACGCTCCTGCGGATCGTCATCGTCACGTCGGTGGTCATTGAGGCAGCCCTGGCCCTGGCACTGATTCCACGCTTCATATTGCTCGGCGAAGACTTCTGGCAATCCGTATGGCACGGCGTCTTCTATGCGATTTCCTCGTTCAACAACGCCGGATTCACTCCACACTCAGATGGCATCGTTCCCTACGAGACCGACCTCTGGATCCTGATCCCCCTGATGCTGGGGGTTTTTCTGGGCAGCCTCGGCTTCCCTGTGGTGATGGTGCTCCAGCAGAACGGGCTCAACTGGAAAAAGTGGAACCTCCACACCAAGCTCACCATCCAGGTCTCCTTCATCCTGCTCGCAGCAGGCACGGTCCTGTGGGCCTTGATGGAGTGGGACAACGTGCGGACCATCGGCCACATGGATATGGGCGACAAAGTGATCCATTCACTGTTCGCCTCAGTCATGACCCGCTCGGGCGGATTCAACCTGGTGGACCAAAACCACATGGAGTCCACCACCATGCTCCTCACCGACGCCCTCATGTTTGCCGGTGGCGGATCGGCGTCCACGGCAGGCGGCATCAAGGTGACCACCATCGCCGTCATGTTCCTGGCCATCATGGCTGAAGCCCGCGGCGACGCCGACGTGAAGGTCTACGGGCGCACCATTCCACAAGGCACCATGCGCGTTGCCATCTCGGTGATCGTCGCAGGAGCCACCCTTGTGTCCGTGGCGGCATTCCTGCTGCTCTCCATCAGCGGCGCTTCCTTGGACCGCGTGCTCTTCGAATCCATCTCCGCCTTTGCCACCGTGGGACTGAGCACAAACCTCAGTGCCGAGCTGCCGCCGTCGGGCGTTTATGTCCTCACCGCACTGATGTTCGCCGGCCGTGTCGGCACCGTAACCCTCGCGGCAGGGTTGGCCCTGCGCCAGCGCAGCCAGCTGTACCACTACCCGGAAGAGAGGCCAATCATTGGCTAG
- the acuC gene encoding Acetoin utilization protein acuC (identified by match to protein family HMM PF00850): protein MNSRLGTTASSITRSALPTTVVWDPAMTAYNFGPGHPMAPQRLELTARLAESLGLFNHNHVAVEAPTVATDVELFSVHSRDYVEAVRRVSADPSAPEEERGLGTEDDPAFAGMHEASARLAGGSLLAAETILSGQAVRAVNFSGGMHHAARERASGFCVYNDVALAIQKLLDGGVQRVVSIDVDAHHGDGTQSIFWNDPRVMTISLHETGLTLFPGTGFANETGGPDAPGTAVNVALPAFTGDAAWLRAFHAVVPQLVGAFQPEVIVSQHGCDSHRDDPLTHLNLSVDGQREAASAVAGLAARYCDNRWIATGGGGYDVTGVVPRAWSHLIGMVTQRPVPLKTPVPEAWRSYVKETYGVWAPESMSDDVDVWWRSWEVGYNPADEVDRTVIATRKEIFPLYGLDPWFD from the coding sequence ATGAACTCACGGCTTGGAACAACAGCTTCCAGCATTACGCGGTCCGCACTGCCAACGACGGTGGTGTGGGATCCAGCCATGACTGCCTACAACTTTGGCCCGGGCCATCCCATGGCACCGCAGCGGCTAGAACTGACAGCCCGGCTGGCTGAATCGCTCGGCCTGTTTAACCACAACCATGTGGCCGTCGAGGCACCCACGGTGGCTACCGACGTCGAACTTTTTTCCGTGCACAGCCGCGACTATGTGGAGGCCGTGCGCCGCGTCAGTGCGGACCCTTCAGCCCCCGAGGAGGAGCGCGGACTGGGAACCGAGGATGATCCCGCCTTTGCTGGAATGCACGAGGCCAGCGCCCGCCTCGCCGGGGGCTCGCTGCTGGCGGCTGAAACCATCCTTTCCGGCCAAGCCGTCCGCGCCGTGAACTTCAGCGGCGGAATGCACCATGCAGCACGGGAGCGGGCCAGCGGCTTTTGCGTCTACAACGACGTCGCGCTGGCAATCCAAAAGCTGCTCGACGGCGGCGTGCAACGGGTGGTGAGCATCGACGTTGATGCCCACCACGGCGACGGCACGCAGAGTATTTTCTGGAACGACCCCCGCGTCATGACCATCAGCCTGCACGAAACGGGTCTCACCCTTTTCCCCGGGACCGGCTTTGCCAATGAAACCGGCGGGCCGGATGCCCCGGGAACAGCGGTCAACGTGGCACTGCCTGCCTTCACTGGCGACGCGGCCTGGTTGCGGGCTTTCCACGCGGTGGTCCCTCAGCTTGTGGGTGCGTTCCAGCCCGAAGTCATCGTCAGCCAGCACGGCTGCGACTCCCACCGGGACGATCCCCTGACGCACCTCAACCTCAGCGTTGATGGACAGCGTGAGGCGGCTTCCGCCGTCGCCGGCCTCGCCGCCCGCTACTGCGATAACCGCTGGATTGCTACCGGCGGAGGCGGCTATGACGTCACCGGTGTTGTGCCGCGTGCATGGAGCCACCTGATCGGGATGGTGACGCAACGGCCCGTGCCGCTGAAAACACCCGTGCCGGAAGCATGGCGGAGCTACGTGAAGGAAACGTACGGCGTGTGGGCCCCGGAGTCGATGAGCGATGACGTGGACGTCTGGTGGCGCTCCTGGGAGGTGGGCTACAATCCCGCGGACGAGGTTGACCGGACCGTTATTGCCACCCGCAAGGAGATCTTCCCGCTCTATGGCCTGGATCCCTGGTTCGACTGA
- the lldD gene encoding L-lactate dehydrogenase (identified by match to protein family HMM PF01070), translating into MARAPQPQPAVVLPPALKRRVPKVSDLAPLMQFKKPEFSKTARLKRASTIWELRDMAKRRTPRAPFDYTDGAAEEEITLRRARQAFQDIEFRPGILRDVSTIDLRTDILGQESRLPFGIAPTGFTRMMQSEGEYAGSQAAEAAGIPYTLSTMGTASIEDVATAAPNGRNWFQLYLWTDRDRSLELIERAAKAGNDTLMVTVDTAVAGARLRDVRNGMTIPPALTIKTVLDASYRPAWWFNFLTHEPLTFASLSRYTGTVADLINSMFDPTLTYEDLDWLRETWKGKLVVKGIQTVEDARKVVDHGADGIILSNHGGRQLDRAPIPFHLLPEVTAALKADNSKAAVMLDTGIMSGADIVAALALGADFALIGRAYLYGLMAGGREGVDRTIQILEKDMTRTMALLGVSKISDLNPDHVRLLQR; encoded by the coding sequence GTGGCACGGGCGCCCCAGCCGCAGCCCGCCGTCGTACTGCCACCGGCCCTGAAGCGCCGCGTGCCCAAGGTCTCGGACCTGGCGCCGCTGATGCAGTTCAAGAAGCCCGAGTTCAGCAAAACCGCCCGCCTGAAGCGTGCCAGCACCATCTGGGAACTGCGGGACATGGCCAAGCGTCGCACCCCGCGAGCACCCTTCGACTACACGGACGGTGCGGCCGAAGAAGAGATCACCCTCCGCCGCGCACGCCAGGCTTTCCAGGACATCGAGTTCCGCCCGGGCATTCTGCGCGATGTCTCCACAATCGATCTCCGCACCGACATCCTGGGCCAGGAATCACGGCTCCCGTTCGGCATCGCACCCACGGGTTTCACGCGCATGATGCAGTCGGAGGGCGAGTACGCGGGTTCGCAGGCCGCTGAAGCTGCGGGCATTCCCTACACCCTGTCCACCATGGGCACCGCGTCCATCGAGGACGTTGCCACCGCCGCCCCGAACGGCCGCAACTGGTTCCAGCTGTACCTGTGGACGGACCGCGACCGCTCGCTCGAACTGATCGAGCGTGCCGCCAAGGCCGGCAACGATACCCTCATGGTCACCGTGGACACGGCAGTTGCCGGCGCCCGCCTCCGCGATGTCCGCAACGGCATGACCATCCCGCCGGCACTGACCATCAAGACCGTGCTGGACGCCTCTTACCGCCCGGCATGGTGGTTCAACTTCCTCACGCACGAGCCCCTGACGTTCGCCTCCCTCTCGCGTTACACCGGCACCGTGGCGGACCTGATCAACTCCATGTTCGACCCCACCCTCACCTACGAGGACCTCGACTGGCTCCGTGAAACCTGGAAGGGCAAGCTGGTGGTCAAGGGCATCCAGACTGTGGAAGACGCCCGCAAGGTAGTGGATCACGGCGCCGACGGCATCATCCTGTCCAACCACGGCGGACGCCAACTGGACCGCGCCCCCATCCCATTCCACCTGCTCCCGGAAGTTACTGCAGCGCTGAAGGCGGACAACAGCAAGGCCGCAGTCATGCTGGACACGGGCATCATGAGCGGCGCAGATATCGTAGCTGCCCTGGCTTTGGGCGCCGACTTCGCACTGATCGGCCGCGCCTACCTCTACGGCCTCATGGCTGGAGGACGCGAAGGCGTAGACCGCACCATCCAAATCCTGGAGAAGGACATGACCCGCACCATGGCGCTCCTGGGTGTCAGCAAGATCTCCGACCTGAACCCGGACCACGTTCGGCTACTCCAGCGCTAA
- a CDS encoding putative exopolyphosphatase (ppx) (identified by match to protein family HMM PF02541) yields MNNGRMRLGVLDIGSNTVHLLLVDAHPGARPVAFASHKRPLSLVQYLDGDGNINDAGQHELIEFVLEAWEFAASHKAEDLLAFCTSAIREATNGPEVLARVKHETTVTLQELTGSEEASMTFFAVRRWYGWGAGPILDLDIGGGSFEMAYGTDELPEYATSVPLGASRLTRDWLHDDPPTAKSVKELRRYIRSTLKPVVRDFHQLGRANLVAGTSKTFRSLARIAGAAPSAAGPYVKRELHAADLGLWAQRISAMTVEDRLYLPGVSDARARQLLAGALVAEAALELFEFPKMEICPWALREGLILRRLDQLVFEEALDPAPHVGKRKKDKSKKKAAKEAGKASEQEEEPHPGFKEFPVPVNTPSPTPIPAPVAGGLAS; encoded by the coding sequence GTGAATAATGGCAGAATGCGTCTTGGCGTTCTCGACATCGGGTCCAACACCGTCCACCTCTTACTGGTGGACGCTCATCCCGGCGCGCGTCCGGTAGCTTTCGCTTCCCACAAGCGCCCGCTTTCGCTGGTGCAGTACCTCGACGGGGATGGCAACATCAACGACGCCGGCCAGCACGAGCTCATCGAGTTCGTCCTGGAGGCCTGGGAGTTCGCGGCCAGCCACAAGGCGGAAGACCTCCTGGCTTTCTGTACCTCGGCCATTCGCGAAGCAACCAACGGCCCCGAGGTTCTGGCCCGCGTCAAGCACGAAACCACGGTGACCCTCCAGGAACTCACCGGCAGCGAAGAAGCCTCCATGACGTTCTTCGCCGTACGCCGCTGGTACGGATGGGGTGCAGGTCCCATCCTTGACCTGGACATCGGGGGCGGCTCCTTTGAAATGGCATACGGAACCGATGAACTCCCTGAGTACGCCACATCCGTTCCCCTGGGCGCCAGCCGTTTGACGCGGGACTGGCTCCACGACGATCCGCCTACCGCGAAGAGCGTGAAGGAACTGCGGCGCTACATCCGGTCAACGCTGAAACCGGTGGTCCGTGACTTCCACCAGTTGGGCCGGGCCAATCTGGTGGCCGGCACGTCCAAAACGTTCCGCTCCTTGGCACGGATCGCCGGCGCAGCGCCCAGCGCTGCCGGACCGTACGTGAAACGCGAGCTCCACGCAGCAGACCTGGGGCTGTGGGCACAACGGATTTCCGCCATGACGGTGGAAGACAGGTTGTACCTTCCCGGCGTCTCCGATGCCCGCGCCCGCCAGTTGTTGGCAGGCGCCCTGGTTGCCGAAGCGGCCCTTGAGCTCTTCGAGTTCCCCAAGATGGAGATTTGTCCCTGGGCCCTTCGCGAAGGACTGATCCTGCGCCGCCTGGACCAGTTGGTCTTTGAGGAAGCCCTGGATCCGGCGCCCCATGTGGGGAAGCGCAAGAAGGACAAGTCCAAGAAGAAGGCAGCCAAGGAAGCCGGCAAGGCTTCCGAGCAAGAAGAAGAGCCCCACCCGGGCTTCAAAGAATTCCCGGTCCCTGTCAACACACCGTCCCCAACACCCATCCCAGCCCCCGTGGCAGGCGGGCTGGCCTCCTGA
- the gdhA gene encoding NADP-specific glutamate dehydrogenase (identified by match to protein family HMM PF00208; match to protein family HMM PF02812), which produces MDSRLEAVRDTVLARNPGEKEFHQAVTEVFESLGPVHDRHPEFLEGAVLERLCEPERQIIFRVPWTDDAGRVHVNRGFRVEFNSALGPYKGGLRFHPSVYLGIVKFLGFEQIFKNALTGMPIGGGKGGSDFDPRGRSDAEIMRFCQSFMTELYRHIGEYTDVPAGDIGVGGREIGYLFGQYKRITNRYESGVLTGKGISWGGSLVRPEATGYGTVIFAQEMLKTRGQSFDGQRVVVSGSGNVAIHAIAKAQSLGATVVACSDSAGYIVDEAGIDVALLSQIKEVERGRLTEYAARRPGASHVAGGSVWDVNGTVALPCATQNELDGDAAAKLISNGLIAVAEGANMPSTRSAVSVFQDAGILFGPGKAANAGGVATSALEMQQNASRDSWSFEHTEQRLTEIMVGIHDRCAATADEYGAPGNYVVGANIGGFVKVADAMLAQGLI; this is translated from the coding sequence ATGGATTCAAGGCTCGAAGCTGTCCGCGACACTGTGTTGGCGCGGAACCCGGGGGAGAAGGAATTCCACCAGGCCGTCACTGAGGTCTTTGAAAGCCTTGGCCCTGTTCACGACCGTCATCCTGAATTTCTTGAAGGCGCCGTGCTGGAACGCCTGTGCGAACCCGAGCGCCAAATCATCTTCCGTGTCCCCTGGACCGACGACGCCGGCCGCGTCCACGTAAACCGTGGATTCCGAGTGGAGTTCAACTCCGCACTCGGCCCGTACAAGGGCGGACTCCGCTTCCACCCCTCGGTGTACCTGGGGATCGTAAAGTTCCTTGGCTTCGAGCAGATCTTCAAGAACGCGCTCACCGGCATGCCCATCGGCGGCGGTAAGGGTGGCTCGGACTTCGATCCCCGCGGGCGTTCCGACGCCGAGATCATGCGCTTCTGCCAGTCCTTCATGACTGAGCTGTACCGCCACATCGGCGAGTACACTGACGTCCCGGCCGGCGACATCGGCGTGGGAGGCCGCGAAATCGGCTACCTCTTCGGCCAGTACAAGCGCATCACCAACCGCTATGAATCCGGCGTCCTCACGGGCAAAGGCATCTCGTGGGGCGGCTCCTTGGTTCGTCCCGAGGCCACCGGCTACGGCACCGTGATCTTCGCCCAGGAGATGCTCAAGACCCGCGGCCAGTCCTTCGATGGCCAGCGCGTCGTGGTCTCAGGTTCGGGCAATGTGGCCATCCACGCCATTGCCAAGGCGCAGTCCCTCGGTGCCACCGTGGTGGCTTGTTCCGACTCCGCCGGTTACATCGTGGACGAAGCCGGGATTGACGTCGCGCTTCTGAGCCAGATCAAGGAAGTGGAGCGCGGGCGTCTTACCGAGTACGCCGCACGCCGGCCGGGCGCCAGCCATGTTGCCGGTGGTTCGGTGTGGGACGTCAACGGCACCGTGGCGCTGCCGTGCGCAACGCAGAACGAACTCGACGGCGATGCTGCCGCCAAGCTAATCAGTAACGGCCTGATCGCCGTCGCTGAGGGCGCCAACATGCCCTCCACCCGTTCAGCTGTGTCAGTGTTCCAGGACGCCGGGATCCTGTTCGGACCGGGCAAGGCCGCCAACGCCGGTGGCGTTGCAACCTCCGCGCTGGAAATGCAGCAGAACGCCAGCCGCGACTCCTGGTCTTTTGAGCACACGGAACAGCGCCTTACGGAGATCATGGTGGGCATTCACGATCGCTGCGCCGCCACTGCCGATGAATACGGTGCACCCGGAAACTACGTGGTGGGCGCCAACATTGGCGGCTTCGTCAAGGTAGCCGACGCGATGCTCGCCCAGGGTCTGATCTAG
- a CDS encoding putative transcriptional regulator, ArsR family (identified by match to protein family HMM PF01022), whose amino-acid sequence MVTDDVFAVIAEATRRDILVSLRSGDKAVGELVEELAASQPTISKHLKVLREADLVSMRAQGQKRFYALNPKPLAGVASWLETFDVGTPAPVVVAPAEAPSDTAPAAASAAPAVDTAPEVPATRADAVGQAVKVHASGNPVSLDLASDDTVPQQIGRTVGRAATKAADLLANLPNLPNLPKFGRKR is encoded by the coding sequence ATGGTGACTGACGACGTATTTGCCGTCATAGCTGAGGCAACCAGGCGCGACATCCTGGTCTCCCTCCGCTCTGGGGATAAAGCTGTAGGCGAACTGGTGGAAGAACTGGCTGCGAGCCAGCCCACCATCTCCAAGCACTTGAAAGTGCTCCGTGAGGCTGATCTCGTCAGCATGCGCGCCCAAGGCCAGAAGCGTTTCTACGCCCTGAATCCCAAGCCGCTCGCTGGCGTCGCCAGCTGGCTGGAAACGTTCGACGTCGGCACCCCGGCGCCCGTCGTCGTCGCACCTGCTGAGGCCCCTTCTGATACGGCGCCCGCTGCCGCCTCCGCCGCTCCAGCCGTCGATACCGCTCCGGAGGTCCCGGCTACCCGGGCGGACGCTGTGGGCCAGGCCGTCAAGGTTCATGCGAGCGGAAACCCCGTCTCGCTGGATCTGGCATCGGATGACACTGTTCCCCAGCAGATCGGCCGAACCGTAGGCCGGGCCGCCACTAAGGCCGCTGATCTTCTGGCCAATCTCCCGAACCTGCCCAACCTTCCCAAGTTCGGCCGTAAGCGATAG
- a CDS encoding putative AP endonuclease, family 2 protein (identified by match to protein family HMM PF01261): MSNDVEPEVNDRQIPVALSSASVYPLSVHDAFAVAQDLGYEGVEVMVTNNAVSQNPDALVQLSHRYHQEIVSIHAPTLLLTQQVWGTAWNKIEKSCQMAADVGCDTVVVHPPFRWQSNYAENFVEGVREIAARYRVRIAVENMYPWRVRGREAVAYLPHWDPLGQDYDDVTWDFSHAATAGANSLEAIKALGNKLRHVHLTDGSGSGKDEHLVPGTGTQQCADALQHLAATGFDGVVVAEISTRKAKVAGEREEMLAETLRFARQHLSVPMLRSVDN; this comes from the coding sequence ATGAGCAACGACGTCGAACCTGAAGTGAATGACCGCCAAATTCCCGTGGCGCTGTCCAGCGCATCCGTGTACCCCCTGAGCGTCCACGACGCCTTCGCAGTGGCGCAGGACCTGGGCTATGAGGGTGTTGAGGTGATGGTCACCAACAATGCGGTGAGCCAGAACCCCGACGCCCTGGTCCAGCTCAGCCACCGGTATCACCAGGAGATCGTCTCCATCCACGCACCTACGCTGTTGTTGACCCAACAGGTGTGGGGTACGGCGTGGAACAAGATCGAGAAATCCTGCCAAATGGCCGCGGACGTCGGATGCGACACCGTGGTGGTCCACCCGCCGTTCCGCTGGCAGTCCAACTACGCGGAGAACTTCGTGGAGGGCGTCCGTGAAATCGCCGCGCGGTACCGGGTGCGCATCGCCGTGGAGAACATGTACCCGTGGCGGGTCCGTGGCCGGGAGGCCGTGGCGTACCTGCCGCACTGGGACCCTTTGGGCCAGGATTACGACGACGTCACGTGGGACTTCTCGCACGCCGCCACTGCCGGGGCCAACAGCCTGGAAGCCATCAAAGCACTCGGGAACAAGCTCCGGCACGTCCATCTCACCGACGGCTCAGGATCCGGCAAGGACGAACACTTGGTGCCCGGCACCGGAACGCAACAGTGCGCTGATGCCCTGCAGCACTTGGCAGCAACGGGATTTGACGGCGTAGTCGTGGCCGAGATTTCAACCCGCAAGGCAAAGGTAGCGGGGGAGCGCGAGGAAATGCTCGCCGAAACCCTGCGTTTTGCCCGTCAGCACCTCAGCGTCCCGATGCTGCGAAGCGTAGACAACTAA